From a single Bacillus gobiensis genomic region:
- the ispG gene encoding flavodoxin-dependent (E)-4-hydroxy-3-methylbut-2-enyl-diphosphate synthase, with the protein MKVSEITHRTKTRPVKVGPLTIGGSNELFIQSMTTTKTHDVEATVAEINRLAEAGCQIVRVACPDERAADAIAEIKKRITIPLVVDIHFDYKLALKAIEGGADKIRINPGNIGRREKVEAVVKAAKEKGIPIRIGVNAGSLEKRILDKYGYPTADGMVESALHHIKILEDLDFHDIIVSMKASDVQLAIEAYRKASEAFDYPLHLGITESGTLFAGTVKSSAGLGAILSLGIGNTLRISLSADPVEEVKVARELLKSFGLASNAATLISCPTCGRIEIDLISIANEVEEYISKIKAPIKVAVLGCAVNGPGEAREADIGIAGARGEGLLFRKGKTVRKVPEETMVEELKKEIDKLAEEHYAKEAAEKEKIKA; encoded by the coding sequence TTGAAAGTGAGTGAAATCACACATCGTACAAAAACTCGCCCAGTCAAAGTAGGTCCTTTAACAATAGGCGGAAGTAATGAATTATTTATACAAAGCATGACAACAACAAAAACTCATGACGTGGAAGCGACAGTAGCTGAAATCAATCGGCTGGCGGAAGCGGGATGCCAAATTGTTCGTGTAGCCTGTCCGGATGAAAGAGCTGCCGACGCAATTGCGGAAATAAAAAAACGAATTACGATACCTTTGGTTGTAGATATACATTTTGACTATAAATTAGCATTGAAAGCAATTGAAGGCGGAGCCGATAAAATTAGGATAAACCCTGGAAATATCGGGCGCCGTGAAAAAGTGGAGGCTGTTGTGAAAGCAGCCAAAGAAAAAGGCATACCGATTCGAATCGGTGTAAACGCGGGTTCGTTGGAAAAACGAATTCTTGATAAATACGGATACCCGACAGCAGATGGCATGGTCGAAAGTGCGCTTCATCATATAAAAATTCTTGAAGACCTTGACTTTCACGATATCATTGTCAGTATGAAGGCATCAGACGTTCAGCTTGCAATTGAAGCTTATAGAAAAGCTTCTGAAGCCTTTGACTACCCTCTTCATCTCGGAATTACCGAATCCGGAACATTATTTGCCGGTACTGTGAAAAGCTCTGCGGGGCTTGGAGCGATTTTAAGCCTTGGAATCGGAAATACATTGCGCATTTCCTTAAGCGCTGACCCGGTTGAAGAGGTTAAAGTTGCAAGAGAGTTGTTAAAATCGTTTGGCCTTGCCTCTAATGCGGCAACATTGATTTCCTGTCCAACGTGCGGGCGAATTGAAATTGACTTAATTAGCATTGCAAATGAAGTCGAAGAATATATTTCAAAAATAAAAGCTCCGATTAAGGTTGCTGTTCTCGGCTGTGCTGTAAATGGTCCTGGCGAAGCACGTGAAGCCGATATCGGCATTGCCGGTGCCCGAGGTGAAGGCCTTCTGTTCCGCAAAGGAAAAACAGTAAGAAAAGTTCCTGAAGAAACAATGGTCGAGGAATTAAAAAAAGAAATCGATAAGCTTGCCGAAGAGCATTATGCGAAAGAAGCAGCTGAAAAAGAAAAAATTAAAGCCTAA
- a CDS encoding Fur family transcriptional regulator — protein MNVQEALDLLKENGYKYTSKREDMLQLFARSDKYLSAKDVLSDLSVDYPGLSFDTIYRNLSLYADLGILETTELSGEKLFRFVCSFSHHHHHFICLACGRTKEIDACPMDAVNENFKGYEISGHKFEVYGTCPDCQ, from the coding sequence ATGAACGTTCAAGAGGCGCTTGATTTATTGAAGGAAAATGGATACAAATATACAAGTAAAAGAGAAGACATGCTGCAGTTGTTTGCCCGTTCCGATAAATATTTATCAGCCAAGGATGTGCTTTCAGATCTTAGTGTTGACTATCCCGGACTTAGTTTTGATACCATTTATAGAAACCTTTCGCTTTATGCTGATTTGGGGATTTTAGAAACGACTGAGCTTTCCGGTGAAAAGCTGTTTCGATTTGTGTGTTCATTCAGCCATCACCATCATCACTTCATCTGTCTCGCTTGCGGCAGAACAAAGGAAATTGATGCTTGTCCGATGGATGCCGTAAATGAAAATTTTAAAGGATACGAAATCAGCGGGCATAAATTTGAAGTATACGGAACGTGCCCTGACTGTCAATAA
- a CDS encoding LysM peptidoglycan-binding domain-containing protein, which yields MKRFIIVVSLVFLSFIVYYDLSWGTNPIPQEKQQEEPKIQPVSSQAEEGSVFQAHTVKKGETVFSIVDQKSGGSPPISAEQIVEDFERLNPETKANLIQSGKVYKFPVYNKSS from the coding sequence TTGAAACGGTTCATTATTGTTGTTTCTTTAGTATTTCTTTCCTTTATTGTGTACTATGATTTAAGCTGGGGAACTAATCCCATTCCGCAAGAGAAGCAGCAAGAGGAGCCTAAAATTCAGCCGGTTTCTTCCCAAGCTGAAGAAGGGAGTGTTTTCCAAGCCCATACGGTTAAAAAGGGAGAAACGGTTTTTTCCATCGTTGATCAAAAAAGCGGCGGCTCTCCTCCTATATCAGCTGAGCAAATTGTCGAGGATTTCGAACGTTTAAATCCCGAAACGAAAGCAAACCTCATTCAGTCGGGGAAAGTTTATAAATTCCCTGTATACAATAAATCTTCTTAA
- a CDS encoding DUF4190 domain-containing protein yields the protein MDQEKNHNRFENRDEPDVNRRNFDEETAAELTEPYRAKNDSDRRNDVEDANRDNAGWIGYAALAISIISLFIFPVLLGIVGIIVGFIARRRGAGALGAWAIGIGVVSLLIGIFITPFF from the coding sequence ATGGATCAAGAAAAAAATCACAATCGATTTGAAAACCGGGATGAGCCGGATGTCAATAGACGTAATTTTGACGAAGAAACGGCTGCAGAGCTCACAGAACCATATCGAGCAAAAAATGATTCAGACAGGCGTAACGATGTCGAGGACGCAAACAGAGATAATGCCGGATGGATCGGTTATGCTGCTTTGGCAATATCGATCATTTCCTTGTTTATATTCCCTGTTCTATTAGGGATTGTCGGTATTATCGTCGGCTTTATTGCAAGAAGAAGAGGAGCAGGAGCATTAGGGGCTTGGGCAATTGGAATCGGTGTTGTTTCTTTGCTCATTGGAATATTTATCACCCCATTTTTCTAG
- a CDS encoding DUF2624 domain-containing protein, protein MQKIILQRLNRATAKDILSYANQYGISLTAKQAADVAALLHGKNVNIFDEKERASLITKVESITSKSTAKKVNELLNQFIR, encoded by the coding sequence ATGCAAAAGATTATTTTACAGAGGTTAAATCGAGCAACAGCAAAGGATATTCTCAGCTATGCCAATCAGTATGGAATTTCGTTAACTGCCAAACAGGCTGCTGATGTTGCGGCTCTGTTACACGGAAAAAATGTCAATATTTTCGATGAAAAGGAAAGAGCAAGCCTGATTACAAAAGTAGAGAGCATTACATCCAAGAGCACTGCCAAAAAGGTGAATGAATTATTAAACCAATTTATCAGGTGA
- a CDS encoding YitT family protein, which translates to MSAPKKQHKKESKTRFIFRLFMILIGAACAAVSIELFLVPNNIIDGGIIGISLILDYIFKDNPFINFAVLVVVLNAPFMLFGYKHIGKTFLVSTIIGIVGLSVVESSLHHIHAFTTEPVLATVFGGLLLGLGVGIVIRNGGSMDGSEILGILFTKKLPFSVGEFVMFFNVFIFTWAGFVFGPEQAMYSVMTYFIAFKTIDVVIQGLDETKAVIIVSDNYEEISDAILDRLGRGTTKLKGKGGYSDLETEVIYAVVTRLEITKLKSIVFEIDEQAFITIMNTHETRGGKFKTAIH; encoded by the coding sequence ATGTCAGCACCAAAAAAACAGCATAAAAAAGAATCAAAAACCCGATTTATCTTTCGGCTATTTATGATATTAATTGGAGCAGCATGTGCTGCGGTGAGCATTGAATTGTTCTTAGTTCCAAATAATATTATTGATGGCGGAATTATAGGTATTTCTCTTATTTTGGATTACATATTTAAAGACAATCCTTTTATCAACTTCGCCGTCCTTGTCGTTGTCCTGAATGCACCATTTATGCTATTTGGCTACAAGCACATCGGGAAAACCTTTCTGGTCTCTACGATCATTGGGATTGTAGGGTTGTCCGTCGTAGAGAGCTCTCTTCATCACATTCATGCCTTCACCACAGAGCCGGTTCTAGCGACGGTATTTGGCGGACTGCTCCTCGGATTAGGCGTCGGGATAGTGATTCGAAACGGAGGTTCCATGGACGGATCAGAAATTCTCGGTATCCTTTTTACAAAAAAGCTCCCGTTTTCAGTTGGTGAGTTTGTCATGTTTTTTAACGTTTTTATTTTTACTTGGGCGGGCTTTGTATTCGGTCCGGAGCAAGCCATGTATTCGGTAATGACCTATTTCATTGCTTTTAAAACAATTGATGTTGTGATCCAGGGGCTGGATGAAACGAAAGCGGTCATTATCGTATCCGATAACTATGAGGAAATATCTGATGCTATATTGGACCGATTGGGCCGCGGCACAACAAAGCTGAAAGGAAAAGGCGGCTATTCAGATCTCGAGACAGAAGTGATCTATGCGGTAGTCACACGTTTAGAAATAACAAAGCTAAAATCAATCGTGTTCGAAATTGATGAACAGGCATTTATTACAATTATGAACACTCATGAAACAAGAGGAGGAAAATTCAAAACTGCTATTCATTAA
- a CDS encoding metal ABC transporter ATP-binding protein — translation MVSPALELKHVSYAYEHENAIEDITFTIEEGTFLGLVGPNGSGKTTLLKCILGLIKPQSGELKLFGESYKKYKNWGQIGFVSQKANSFNTGFPASVFEVVASGLTARLGLFKKMDKKSKRAVEDAIEAVGITSLTHRNIGELSGGQQQRTFIARALVSDPKLLILDEPTVGVDQKNVEGFYHLLQKLNKERGMTLILVTHDVGTISDKVTHVACLNKTLHFHGSPSQFESVSDRTLSSFYGHDVQTISHDHHGGYL, via the coding sequence ATGGTATCTCCAGCACTTGAATTGAAGCATGTTTCTTACGCTTATGAGCACGAAAATGCAATTGAGGATATCACATTTACAATAGAAGAAGGAACTTTTCTCGGCTTGGTCGGCCCGAACGGATCGGGGAAAACAACTCTGTTAAAGTGCATTCTTGGTTTAATAAAGCCACAATCGGGTGAGTTAAAGCTGTTTGGCGAATCCTATAAAAAGTATAAAAATTGGGGACAAATCGGGTTCGTTTCGCAAAAAGCAAACAGCTTCAATACAGGGTTTCCCGCCTCCGTATTTGAAGTCGTCGCGAGTGGATTAACAGCGCGGCTCGGGCTTTTTAAGAAAATGGATAAAAAAAGCAAGCGTGCGGTTGAAGATGCAATAGAAGCTGTAGGAATTACTTCTCTTACACATCGCAACATTGGCGAGCTATCTGGTGGGCAGCAGCAACGGACGTTTATTGCCAGAGCTCTTGTCAGCGATCCGAAGCTATTGATTCTTGACGAACCCACAGTCGGTGTGGATCAAAAAAACGTAGAAGGTTTTTATCACCTTCTTCAAAAATTAAATAAAGAACGAGGCATGACACTGATACTTGTCACACATGATGTAGGTACAATCTCCGATAAAGTTACACACGTCGCCTGCTTAAATAAGACGCTGCATTTTCATGGCAGCCCCTCACAATTTGAATCGGTATCAGATCGTACGTTGTCATCTTTTTACGGTCATGATGTACAAACGATCAGCCATGATCATCACGGAGGGTACCTATAA
- a CDS encoding CHRD domain-containing protein — protein sequence MNKHHHKSDFFIARLRGSEEVPPVRTNASGFAQFQISSDEKSIRYQLEVNNLRNFTQAHIHIGERGENGPVVVFLFGPVDPSISVTQGVIEGTITKNDLVGPLSGKPLSALIKLIRDGRTYVNAHTVQNPDGEIRGQIKPYQSKIKN from the coding sequence ATGAATAAACATCATCATAAGAGTGACTTTTTTATTGCAAGGTTAAGGGGTTCAGAAGAGGTTCCGCCAGTTCGTACCAATGCAAGCGGATTTGCACAGTTTCAAATAAGCAGCGATGAAAAAAGCATTCGATATCAATTAGAGGTAAATAATCTTCGCAATTTTACTCAGGCACATATTCATATCGGTGAAAGAGGGGAGAATGGTCCTGTAGTTGTTTTTCTCTTCGGTCCGGTTGATCCTAGTATCAGTGTAACTCAAGGTGTCATCGAAGGTACCATTACCAAGAATGATCTCGTAGGGCCCCTTAGCGGAAAGCCGCTTTCGGCATTAATAAAGCTTATTAGAGATGGAAGAACATATGTCAATGCTCATACCGTGCAAAATCCGGACGGAGAGATTCGCGGTCAAATAAAACCGTATCAATCTAAAATAAAAAACTAA
- the sodA gene encoding superoxide dismutase SodA, with product MAFELPELPYAYDALEPHIDKETMNIHHTKHHNTYVTKLNDAVAGKSDLESKSVEDLVANLDAVPEDIRTAVRNNGGGHANHSFFWKTLSPDGGGTPTGELADAISAEFGSFDKFKEDFAAAAAGRFGSGWAWLVLNNGKLEITSTPNQDSPLSEGKTPILGLDVWEHAYYLKYQNKRPDYIAAFWNVVNWSAVNDLYTAAK from the coding sequence ATGGCATTTGAATTACCAGAACTACCTTATGCTTATGATGCATTGGAACCTCACATCGACAAAGAAACGATGAACATTCACCATACGAAGCATCACAACACATACGTAACAAAATTAAATGACGCAGTCGCAGGAAAGTCAGATTTGGAAAGCAAATCAGTAGAAGATCTTGTTGCAAATCTTGATGCTGTACCTGAAGATATTCGTACTGCTGTGCGCAATAACGGAGGCGGTCATGCCAACCATTCGTTCTTCTGGAAAACACTTTCTCCAGATGGCGGCGGTACTCCAACCGGCGAACTTGCTGATGCGATTTCAGCTGAATTTGGCAGCTTTGATAAATTCAAAGAAGACTTCGCAGCAGCTGCGGCAGGACGTTTTGGTTCTGGCTGGGCATGGTTAGTCCTTAACAACGGCAAATTGGAAATTACAAGCACACCAAATCAAGACTCTCCTTTATCAGAAGGCAAAACGCCAATTCTTGGTTTAGACGTATGGGAGCATGCATACTACCTAAAATACCAAAACAAGCGTCCTGATTATATCGCCGCATTTTGGAATGTTGTAAACTGGTCTGCAGTAAACGATCTTTACACAGCAGCAAAATAA
- a CDS encoding DUF1189 domain-containing protein, translated as MRIFRQFFKSIYSPQAIARTRFQKIGIAILYVFLLSFLAALPSAFNMGTTIYQASYDFKDILERDIPDFSIKDGQLSTAEKAPVEGQAGQFMVVLDPASAYDTEQIEAKQNAAAFLKDKFVIATDGQAMEFEYTMFPSDISKNEILDLSGQLQSFFVPVLIVLIFFFSAASKFIEVSLLAVLGILIKNMQGKSSMLPYKQLWTMAAYSATLATVFFAIMTALHTEVPSPMLLNWFVHFMILFLAVKEIPTKRT; from the coding sequence ATGAGGATTTTTAGACAATTTTTTAAAAGTATTTACTCCCCGCAGGCGATTGCCCGGACTCGTTTTCAAAAAATAGGCATCGCCATTTTGTATGTGTTTCTTTTGTCGTTTCTAGCAGCGCTGCCATCTGCATTCAATATGGGAACGACGATCTACCAGGCATCTTATGATTTCAAAGATATTCTTGAAAGGGATATACCTGATTTCAGTATCAAAGATGGCCAATTATCAACTGCGGAAAAAGCCCCTGTAGAAGGGCAGGCCGGACAGTTTATGGTCGTTCTGGATCCTGCAAGCGCATATGATACGGAACAAATTGAAGCGAAACAAAACGCCGCTGCGTTTTTAAAAGATAAGTTCGTCATTGCAACAGACGGGCAGGCGATGGAATTTGAATATACTATGTTCCCTTCTGATATTTCCAAAAATGAAATTTTAGACCTGTCTGGTCAATTACAATCTTTCTTTGTTCCTGTACTAATTGTACTTATCTTCTTTTTTTCTGCCGCAAGCAAATTTATCGAAGTATCACTTTTGGCTGTACTGGGGATCTTGATCAAAAATATGCAAGGAAAAAGCAGCATGCTGCCCTATAAACAGCTTTGGACCATGGCTGCATACTCTGCCACCTTGGCAACCGTCTTTTTTGCTATCATGACAGCTTTACATACTGAAGTTCCAAGTCCAATGCTGCTAAATTGGTTTGTGCATTTCATGATTCTATTTCTCGCAGTTAAAGAAATTCCTACAAAAAGAACATAA
- a CDS encoding metal ABC transporter permease — protein MLAPFFQYDFLQNALISGLLIGLIAPILGVFIVVRRMSLIADALSHVTLAGIAASLYLEKRFAFMAGVSPLYLGMFFSIFGSLLIERLRSVYKHFQELSIPIILSGGIGVSVIFISLADGFNTDLFSYLFGSVSAVSRTDLFIIVGVTVIVLLLVFALYKELFMLSFDEEHARSSGIPAKWLHFIFIVIVALVIAASMRIVGILLVSSLMTLPVAASIRIAKGFKQAIFYSVLFGEISVIIGLISGFQLDLAPGGTVVVTSVIILLLTLGLNKFKRRFLHERSRGA, from the coding sequence ATGCTAGCACCTTTTTTTCAATATGATTTTTTACAAAATGCACTTATTTCAGGTCTGCTAATCGGACTTATTGCCCCTATACTCGGTGTATTTATTGTTGTCCGAAGAATGTCTTTAATTGCTGATGCACTAAGCCATGTGACCTTGGCAGGCATTGCAGCAAGCCTTTATCTTGAAAAGCGCTTTGCGTTTATGGCTGGCGTAAGCCCTTTGTATTTGGGAATGTTTTTTTCTATATTCGGGTCACTCCTCATAGAAAGGCTTAGAAGTGTATACAAGCATTTTCAGGAGCTGTCCATTCCGATCATTCTTTCCGGAGGTATTGGCGTTTCTGTCATTTTTATTTCTCTTGCAGACGGTTTTAATACCGATTTGTTCAGTTATTTATTTGGAAGCGTCAGCGCAGTCTCAAGAACGGATCTTTTTATTATCGTAGGTGTAACGGTTATTGTTCTGCTCTTGGTTTTTGCTCTTTACAAAGAGTTGTTCATGCTTTCTTTTGACGAAGAACATGCTCGCTCATCTGGTATACCGGCAAAATGGCTTCATTTTATTTTTATCGTAATCGTTGCCTTGGTTATTGCTGCGTCGATGAGAATTGTCGGCATTTTGCTTGTCTCTTCTCTAATGACATTACCTGTTGCGGCTAGTATCAGGATCGCAAAAGGATTTAAGCAGGCGATCTTTTATTCTGTTCTATTTGGAGAAATATCTGTTATCATTGGATTAATATCAGGTTTTCAGCTGGATCTTGCACCAGGAGGAACCGTCGTAGTGACTTCTGTTATCATTCTATTGCTGACACTGGGCTTGAACAAATTTAAAAGGAGATTTCTACATGAACGTTCAAGAGGCGCTTGA